The genomic segment CGGTTTTTGGAAGTCCCTTTGTATGCCGATAGGCAGATCTTTATATACGTTTGTAATTTCGTTTTGTTTGATATTCTTACTTTCACACTGCGTGGTAAGTAACGATGCACTCGGCACGCAGGATAAAACAGAGCCTAGTATAGACGATCTACTTTCATTAGCCAAAGTATCTAGTTCTTGTGGCGGCGGTAATACATTCTGGATCCGTAATCTTATAAAAAATAGTTCCAGTTGTGTGCAAACGACTAAAGTAGCATCCGGTTCCCACGTAAACATCTACGCGACTAGCGGTTTAGAATCAGTTTTAGATTACCAATACATCTCTCAAGAATTCGATTCTAAAATTTATCCAAGACTCGGCGAGGCTTTCGGCTTTTCAGACGATCTAGACGGAGACGGAAAAGTTGCAGTCATAGTATCCGATATACACGACGGAAGCACTACAGGTTCTTCTTTCGTAGCTGGGTTTTTCGATCCTGTGGATTATTTTCCGGATAGTTCCGGTTATGCGGTGCGTTCTAATTATTCGAATATTGTGTATATGGATGGGGTCGAGCTTGTTACAGTCCGTAACTCGGACCTTTCCCAGGGAAAACCGGATACATTCTTAGCGACTCTCGCCCACGAATACCAACATTTGATCCGATTCCAATACGAGGCCAGGATCATGAGCCAAGGTGGAGGAAGAGATGAGGCTTGGATCAATGAAGGGACGAGTGAAGTTGCCGCCGATATCGCAGGATATTCTCCCCAAATTAACCGGATCAATTGTTATAGAGGTAGGAATTCCAACGCCTGCTCTAGGGGCGCGAATGGGAATAGTATATTCGGAAGTTCTAAATTTAACTCACTAGTGGACTATGCATTCGCCTACTCCTTTATGAAATACTTATATATGATTTCTGGAAGCGACACTGATTCTAGAAATTCATATTTTAGAACTGGGGTCCAAGGTCCTAAAGGTTATAGAGCCTCGGATGCAACCGGATTATTCCATCTATTCAAAACAAGCGCGGATAATTATATAAATTCTTCCCAAGATGTTAAAGACGCGGTCGGAACGGATGGCTCTGCGATCTTCATGAAAATTTACCCTGCATTCTTATGGCAGTCTTTAGGAGATGTTTCTCCCGAATTTGCACAATCCGGAACGGATACTAGCGGAGCCTCCGGGTTCTTACAAGATATTACTAAGACAATCCAATCTTTTCCATTTCCTGCGGCAGGAACGGACGGAGATGTATTAAGAAAATTATACGATCCACTCAGAATACCCGAAATTACTCCGTTAGGAGAATTGAACCCAGGACAGATCCAATTCGTAAAAGCGGATCGCTCCAATTCGAGCGCTATTGGAAGACTAGTATTATTAAAAAAGAATATAGATGGAAACCTATATTCTCTGCAGATCAATACTGAGATGAAAAGATCAGGAGATATTTCGGTATCTTTGGGAATTACAGAGAATGACGACGAAGGTGGAGAAGAGGCGATTGTTCTTCCTGAGTCTACCGATTCTCGTCCGATCTGCCCTCATGAATTCTTTAAACTCTCTCGGAATCGGACGAAACAGAAAATTTTTAGCGAATATAAGGGCCTATAATTAAGGCATTCCGGAAAGAAGAGATTTGAATTCTCCCATTCTTTCTTCCGCAACTTTCTGAGCTGCTTCCATGGATTGGTTCACAGCCTGCTTTATACTTTTTTGAAGTAGTTTTTTATCGTTTTTAGCAAGCAAAGAATCTTCGATACGGATTTCTTGCACGGTTTGTTTACCGTCGGTAATGCAGATGACCAATTCGTTCTTGGATTTTCCCTCGAAGGTCAGAGCCTCCAGTTCCTTCTCCAATTTTTTCATACGAACCCGCATCTGGTTCATTTGTTTTAGATTATCTAAACTTTTGCCAAACATCGAACACTCCCGGTCTTTCTTGATAGGATTTTCAGACCGGGAAGCGGAGCAAGAAATTAAACCAGGCTGGGTCCGGTTTCTCCTACTCTCTCAGGCAGATCTCGGATCTGTTCAGAGCTTGGTTCCCAAGTAAATTGGTCGGGAATGAATTCTCTTAAGACAGGTTCATCGGTTAAAAAACCTCCGGTCCTGACAGGGCCAATTCCCAAACTGACTAAGAATCCCATACTCGCAACCAAGGTTACCAACAAGGAAGACTCAATATTGATGTTCGCCCGGCGTTTCATGACTCTATACAGAGTATCGGTCGTTTCAGGGCAGACTGATTAGAGGAATTCTGAGAAAAAATCAGTACCGACCGGCTATTTTTGCGAGTTAGGCCTCTTCGCCATCTCGTTTGCGATCTATTCGTTCTTCTATGATCCTAAAAAGTGAACCGTTCGGATATTTGCCTGATTTGGAGATCCTACCAGCCGGGACTCCAAAAATATCCGGGATCAGATCTTCTACGTGAGAACAGGAGAATATCTGGAAATTCCCCTTTTTCATACTTTCACGGATCTCACGAGGAAGATTCAGATCTCTCATATTGTCTTTCGGAATATAGATTTTATATTTATCTCGGGTAGAACCTGTGAGTCGGATCACATCAAACCAAGCCTGTATCTTAGTATTCACAGAACCCACAGGAAGAATGTCCCCGTACTGAGAAAGAGCACCTGTCACCGCAATATTACAAGGTATCTCCAATCCGGAAAGAGCAGAAAGAAGTGCCAAAAGTTCAGCGCAGCTTGCTGAGTCCCCATCAATCGGAGAACTATTTTGCTCGAATAGAATAGAAGCATCCAGACCGAAAGATTGTGTATGAGAGAACATTCCTTTGATATAGGACTGTAGAATAAACACTCCCTTATCATGAAGGCTTCCTGAAAGATTTACTTCTCTTTCTATATTGATCAGATTTCCGGAACCCAAGGAAACCCTGGCAGATACTTGATTCACCTGTCCGAAATCCAAAAGAGAAGACTGCAATAAAATTACCGAAAGCCCGTTGATCCGCCCTGTTTTCTTTCCTTTGAGAGGAACGGAGATAAGACCTTCTTTGATATTTTCTATATATTTTCTTTTATGGATAGCGGTTCTTTTTTGAATAAGAGAAGGGCCTGCTTCTATCTCTGCCCGTCCCACTGACTTCTTGCCTTTATTATTAAATGCTAATACTTCTCTCACGAAAGAACGAAGTTCCGAAAGATGTAAAGAAAGTCTAGTTTGGCTATCATTCCATCTGAGCGCAAGTTCCAGAAGTGAATCTAGAGCCGCTTGGTCCAAAGGAGGATACCCTGGCTTCTCCCAAGATTTAACTAGTCCCGAAAAAACAGGAAGCCAAGATTTTTCCAAACTGATCTCATACGGCATGTGAATTTTAAAATCAAAACTCCCGTAAAAGTCGGCGTCTATTTGGGAGATAGAATCCACTTCTGTTTCTTCTCCCACTAGGATAAGCCTGAATCTGGAATCTATACTAGGATGAAATCGATTGATATTTTTAGAATCTGATCCTTCCGGAAGAGAAAGAAAATCTATCTTGCCCGTAAGAAGAACACCTTTTAGAAAATAATAAAGATCCGGATCTTCTACAAATGGTTTGATCGGAAGAAGTAAAAGTCCTCCGTTCGCTTCTGAAATTTTTCCAGGCCTATACTTATTCTCCAAAGGAAAACCTGCCAAGGAAAGTAAGGTAGGATTTGGTTCAGCGACTACCGGTTGGTCTTTTACGATCTCTTCCAGGTATTGTCCGAATTGTAGAAGGTTTGCCTCTATCTCTGGACCGGTAATTAGAATATGTCGGAAGAGTCCGGGGTTTCCCAGGGCTTGGCGGAATGTTCTCACCTCTTCCTTGTGAAATACTAAAAAGTCAGGCAGTCCGTTCAATCTTGCCGGCTTTGCCGCTTTAAATCTAATTTCAGTTTGGGAAGGAAGAACCTTTTTTAACACCTTTCCCATTTTCGTTTCGGCTTAGAATTCCTCAATTAAATAAGTTCGGATCAGACTTTTTCAGGATCCAAAATTAGCATAGAATCTCCGTAGGAAAAAAAACGAAAATTTTGTTCTATTGCGAATTTGTAAGCCCTCAGTATTTTTTCTTTTTCTGCAAATGCGCTTACTAACAAAAGTAAGCTACTTTGAGGAAGGTGAAAATTCGTAATCAAACCTTCGCAACTCAGTATAGAATCTTCCGGCTGTAAAAACAGTCTTGTTTTTCCTTCTCCTGATTGAAAAGTTTTAGTATTTGGATCGTAAGCGGATTCTAATGCTCTTAGAGTAGTAGTACCAACGGAAATGATCCTTTTGCCATTCTTCTTAGCGGAATCCAAAACATTTTTAGTCTCAATGGGAAGATCGAATTCTTCTTCATGCAATTTTTTATTCGTAAAATGATCTTCATTCAAGGATTGAAATGTTCCATAACCTACTTTCAATTCTAGTTTTAGAAATTCTATGTTCCGATTTTTCAGTTCTTCTAATAGTTCCGGAGTAAAATGTAAACCCGCTGTAGGAGCTGCAACTGAGCCTAGGTTTTTAGAATACACAGTTTGGTAACGTATGTCGTCCTCAGATGTACTTTCCCTTTTGAAGTACGGAGGAATAGGAGTGCGACCTATGATCTCAAATGAGTTTTCATCGAGTTGGGTCTCTGATCGAAAGATTGTAAATTCTTCTTCTTTTCGTTCAACTGAAAAAAGAAATTTTCCAGTTGCCTCGTCGGAGACAATGTCTCCTAACTTCAGCTTTTTAGAATTTCTAGTAAGAGTTTTCCAAGTCCCAGGTTCTGATTCGGAAAGGAACATTGCCTCATGTCTTCTCCCAGTTTTAGTTATCAGGAATACTCTTCGTTTGGAAACTCTGGTTGCATTTGCTACCAATACATCTCCTTCACGGAGATAGTTTAGTATTTTGGAAAATTCACTTTCTTCTTTTAAAAAATTTTGGGTCCTTCCTAAAACAAGCAGCCTACTTTTATCTCTTTTGGCCGCCGGAAATTTTGCGATCTGCTCTTCGGGAAGTTCGAAATCAAAATCGGACAGATCTTGGAATTCCATTCTTCCAATGAATTGGATCCGAAGAATTCGGGAACCGATTTTTAATTTCTTGGCTTTTTCGGGCGGACAGAAAAGAGTACCTGAATGCGGATCGACCTCAAAAAGTCCGGCCCTGTTTTAGTATTCTTTCTATTCTTAGCTTTTCTTTACGCAAACGGGTTCAGTCGCACCGAACAATCTTCCGATTTTTCAGACTATTACGAAGCTTCCCGTAATTTCAAACAAGGCAAGGACCTATATAGTCTGGACGCGTTGTCTGAAGTGGTCCAAGAATTCGAAAGCGGCAAATTAAAGATAGACCAGATATTCGATCCTGAAGTGTTCTTTAGGATCAAAGCAAAAGTGGAGAATGTAGGCTCCTATATTTATCCCCCTACTTTTGCGTTCTTGCTCATTCCAATTTCAGGCCTTCCTTTCGAAGTCGCTTCCGGAATATTTTTCACAATCAACTTTATAGCTTTGATCTTAAGCTTATTGCTGATCGGGAAACTTATAGGAAGAGAGAAATCCTTTTTATTCTTATCCGCGGTCTTACTTTTATCTCTACGATTTGTAGAGAATCATCAAAACAATAACCAAGTCGGGTTCTTACTCTTATTCCTGATCTTGGTCTCCGTTTCCGCTCAAAAGGATTGGTTGTCTGGACTTGTTTTGTCCCTCGCAATTGTGATCAAGATCACTCCTGCAGCATTCTTGTTTTATTTCTTATACAAAAAAAGGCCGATGGTGATCGTTTATACGATTATCTTTGCTTTAGGTTGGATCGCGCTACCTGCATTATATAATCCAGAGTTCACTTGGAAGATGAACCAAACTTGGTATGATTTAGTTTTAGATAAGTATCTTAAATCTCCGGCTTTGCGTGCATGGAAGAATAACCAAAGTTTGAATTCTACTTTGGCTAAATACTTTTTAGCATATTCTGATCTGTTAAACCAAGGGCGATTCGGAATGCCATTTACTACGTTAACAGTAAATCACGTAAAGATCATTTCCGGAATCTTAAGTTTGGGAATTGTAGGTCCTTATTTATATAGAGTGTATAAAGGTGCATCGGAAGGATTCGTACTATCCGGACTATTCTTCTTTTCCGTAATTTTCAGTGGGATCTCTTGGATACATGCATTCGTATTTTTATTATTCCCAACAGCGTTTGCTCTCTCCAAACTTTGGCCAGAACAGGGAGAGCCACTTCTGGTCTGGGAAAAATGGAAAGTGAAATTGATAGAATATAGATCCGCTACGATCTTTATCTCCGTTTCGATATTAGTTCTACTTTTAAATAGAAGTTTTATAGGAAATATAGCGGAAGAAGCAATACTTATGTTTTCCTTCTTATTATATACTTCTTTAATACAGTACGTATGCACTTTCTATTCGGACAGAATTGCTTAGCCGTTAGGATACTATGCTAAAAAAGGAAAATTTAAAATACAAACCAAGGGTTGCAGTAGATGCAAGACCCTTGTCTTATGGGATAACAGGAAATTCCAGATACCTTGCGGAAGTTTTACAAAGACTTTTACGTCCTGATTCTCCTTTAGAATATTATCTTTATTCAAATAAACCGATCCATCCTGTATTCAATCATCTGATAGGCCTTACTCCTACTTTTATTCCAAGCAAACTCCCGGGAGTTTTATGGTTGAACTTGATCATACCTTCTTTGGTAAAAAAACATAGGATAGATCTTTTTTGGGGAACTTTGCAGCTACTTCCCGCCTTTGGTCTAAAAATCCCCACTTTAGTAAATTATCATGATCTAAATTTCAAGTCTGCTCCGGAAACGATGACAACTGCAAATTATTGGCAGCATAAGATCATGTCTCCGATCACTTTAAAAAAAGCGGATAAAGTTCTATGCCTTTCTCAAAATACTAAGAATGATATTCTAAATTTTTTACCTGAGTTAGAGCCAAAATTAGAAGTAGTTTATCCGGGAGTCCAAGGTTTTGGCTCTATCTCTGCTCCTGAAAAAACTCTGCCTAAAAATTTTCTATTCTCTGTTGGAACATTAGAGCCTAGGAAAAATCTAAGTACTCTTGTAGAGGCTTACCTTTCCCTAAAAAAGGAAGAACCGAATTTTCCATACCCTCTCGTTCTTGCAGGAAGATTAGGTTGGAAATCGGAAGGTCTAACCTCTCTTTTAAAAGAAGGCGGTTTGGAGAAAGACGGGATCTATTTTATAGAAAATCCTGACGATTCTAAACTGGGTTGGCTTTACAAAAATTGCTCTTACTTTATCTTCCCTTCTTTACATGAAGGTTTTGGTCTGCCATTATTAGAAGCTATTCGAGAAAATAAACCTTGTATCGTCTCGGATATTCCTGTCTTTCATGAGGTTTTGGACGAGCTTACGGATGCTTTCGTTTCTCCTAAGAATTTAGAGGCTTGGAAAAACGCACTTTCCCTGGCCGGTAAAAAAGGGATCTATGGCAGAAAGCCGAGTAGAAACGATTGGTCTTGGGATTCCACCGCAAAATTAGTCGAAAACTCTCTCGTAGAACTTTGGAAATCAAGAAAGAAAAACTCCTAGGCCCTCAAAGTATGAACAAATCCGATATATCCAAATCCGTATGGTGGAATTGGGAGAACTCCGAACCGGAAATCAGATCCTCCAGAATCAAAAAAAGTAAGTTAAGGATCAATTATATACCTCCTTTCTTTGCGATCCTAGTTTACGGAGTATTTTTATTCTATTTATTTCCTTTAAGGGCCTTGGTCTCTACTTGGATTTTCAAATTTGTAGAACTATTACAAATCACCAAAGTATTAAAACTTTCTCTTCTCACAGACAAAAGATTATACGACTATACCGCACTTTTTGTGATCTCTTATATCGCATTTGCATTCTTTTTAGATCTGGTTCGATTCTTAAGAAAGAATCTATTCCAAACTTTTGTTACGGAAGAAAGCAGGCTCGCGGTCACCAAATGGGGATTTTTAGGAAAGGAAACCATTCGTTGGAATCCGGACCAAACCGGTTTACAGATCCACCATAAATCCGGATGGTTCCGTTCGCTCTTAGGTTTAGAAAAATTATCTTTTAGGATACATCTTTCCGAAACTGAAAATTCAGTGCTTGCT from the Leptospira hartskeerlii genome contains:
- a CDS encoding peptidase M30 — translated: MKVSTGDGFWKSLCMPIGRSLYTFVISFCLIFLLSHCVVSNDALGTQDKTEPSIDDLLSLAKVSSSCGGGNTFWIRNLIKNSSSCVQTTKVASGSHVNIYATSGLESVLDYQYISQEFDSKIYPRLGEAFGFSDDLDGDGKVAVIVSDIHDGSTTGSSFVAGFFDPVDYFPDSSGYAVRSNYSNIVYMDGVELVTVRNSDLSQGKPDTFLATLAHEYQHLIRFQYEARIMSQGGGRDEAWINEGTSEVAADIAGYSPQINRINCYRGRNSNACSRGANGNSIFGSSKFNSLVDYAFAYSFMKYLYMISGSDTDSRNSYFRTGVQGPKGYRASDATGLFHLFKTSADNYINSSQDVKDAVGTDGSAIFMKIYPAFLWQSLGDVSPEFAQSGTDTSGASGFLQDITKTIQSFPFPAAGTDGDVLRKLYDPLRIPEITPLGELNPGQIQFVKADRSNSSAIGRLVLLKKNIDGNLYSLQINTEMKRSGDISVSLGITENDDEGGEEAIVLPESTDSRPICPHEFFKLSRNRTKQKIFSEYKGL
- a CDS encoding YbaB/EbfC family nucleoid-associated protein; amino-acid sequence: MFGKSLDNLKQMNQMRVRMKKLEKELEALTFEGKSKNELVICITDGKQTVQEIRIEDSLLAKNDKKLLQKSIKQAVNQSMEAAQKVAEERMGEFKSLLSGMP
- a CDS encoding S16 family serine protease, which codes for MLKKVLPSQTEIRFKAAKPARLNGLPDFLVFHKEEVRTFRQALGNPGLFRHILITGPEIEANLLQFGQYLEEIVKDQPVVAEPNPTLLSLAGFPLENKYRPGKISEANGGLLLLPIKPFVEDPDLYYFLKGVLLTGKIDFLSLPEGSDSKNINRFHPSIDSRFRLILVGEETEVDSISQIDADFYGSFDFKIHMPYEISLEKSWLPVFSGLVKSWEKPGYPPLDQAALDSLLELALRWNDSQTRLSLHLSELRSFVREVLAFNNKGKKSVGRAEIEAGPSLIQKRTAIHKRKYIENIKEGLISVPLKGKKTGRINGLSVILLQSSLLDFGQVNQVSARVSLGSGNLINIEREVNLSGSLHDKGVFILQSYIKGMFSHTQSFGLDASILFEQNSSPIDGDSASCAELLALLSALSGLEIPCNIAVTGALSQYGDILPVGSVNTKIQAWFDVIRLTGSTRDKYKIYIPKDNMRDLNLPREIRESMKKGNFQIFSCSHVEDLIPDIFGVPAGRISKSGKYPNGSLFRIIEERIDRKRDGEEA
- the queA gene encoding tRNA preQ1(34) S-adenosylmethionine ribosyltransferase-isomerase QueA, coding for MEFQDLSDFDFELPEEQIAKFPAAKRDKSRLLVLGRTQNFLKEESEFSKILNYLREGDVLVANATRVSKRRVFLITKTGRRHEAMFLSESEPGTWKTLTRNSKKLKLGDIVSDEATGKFLFSVERKEEEFTIFRSETQLDENSFEIIGRTPIPPYFKRESTSEDDIRYQTVYSKNLGSVAAPTAGLHFTPELLEELKNRNIEFLKLELKVGYGTFQSLNEDHFTNKKLHEEEFDLPIETKNVLDSAKKNGKRIISVGTTTLRALESAYDPNTKTFQSGEGKTRLFLQPEDSILSCEGLITNFHLPQSSLLLLVSAFAEKEKILRAYKFAIEQNFRFFSYGDSMLILDPEKV
- a CDS encoding glycosyltransferase family 87 protein; this encodes MRIDLKKSGPVLVFFLFLAFLYANGFSRTEQSSDFSDYYEASRNFKQGKDLYSLDALSEVVQEFESGKLKIDQIFDPEVFFRIKAKVENVGSYIYPPTFAFLLIPISGLPFEVASGIFFTINFIALILSLLLIGKLIGREKSFLFLSAVLLLSLRFVENHQNNNQVGFLLLFLILVSVSAQKDWLSGLVLSLAIVIKITPAAFLFYFLYKKRPMVIVYTIIFALGWIALPALYNPEFTWKMNQTWYDLVLDKYLKSPALRAWKNNQSLNSTLAKYFLAYSDLLNQGRFGMPFTTLTVNHVKIISGILSLGIVGPYLYRVYKGASEGFVLSGLFFFSVIFSGISWIHAFVFLLFPTAFALSKLWPEQGEPLLVWEKWKVKLIEYRSATIFISVSILVLLLNRSFIGNIAEEAILMFSFLLYTSLIQYVCTFYSDRIA
- a CDS encoding glycosyltransferase family 4 protein, producing MLKKENLKYKPRVAVDARPLSYGITGNSRYLAEVLQRLLRPDSPLEYYLYSNKPIHPVFNHLIGLTPTFIPSKLPGVLWLNLIIPSLVKKHRIDLFWGTLQLLPAFGLKIPTLVNYHDLNFKSAPETMTTANYWQHKIMSPITLKKADKVLCLSQNTKNDILNFLPELEPKLEVVYPGVQGFGSISAPEKTLPKNFLFSVGTLEPRKNLSTLVEAYLSLKKEEPNFPYPLVLAGRLGWKSEGLTSLLKEGGLEKDGIYFIENPDDSKLGWLYKNCSYFIFPSLHEGFGLPLLEAIRENKPCIVSDIPVFHEVLDELTDAFVSPKNLEAWKNALSLAGKKGIYGRKPSRNDWSWDSTAKLVENSLVELWKSRKKNS
- a CDS encoding LIC20162 family protein, with translation MNKSDISKSVWWNWENSEPEIRSSRIKKSKLRINYIPPFFAILVYGVFLFYLFPLRALVSTWIFKFVELLQITKVLKLSLLTDKRLYDYTALFVISYIAFAFFLDLVRFLRKNLFQTFVTEESRLAVTKWGFLGKETIRWNPDQTGLQIHHKSGWFRSLLGLEKLSFRIHLSETENSVLAESPYFFSKSNREFLSSVFRSV